In Necator americanus strain Aroian chromosome IV, whole genome shotgun sequence, the following proteins share a genomic window:
- a CDS encoding hypothetical protein (NECATOR_CHRIV.G16163.T1), translating into MSTVLDIVRGKATTRAGLKCLAGVSRCIKSVFFHSPGKSSAKLSTPEGLAGTSAASNHPSSISYRLCYTRFLD; encoded by the exons ATGTCT ACGGTACTGGATATTGTTAGGGGCAAAGCTACAACACGTGCAGGCTTAAAATGTCTTGCAGGAGtgagccgatgtatcaagtcagtgttttttcatTCCCCAGGCAAGTCTAGTGCCAAGTTATCGACACCAGAAGGCTTAGCTGGCACCAGtgcggcttcgaaccatccaTCGTCAATCTCCTAtcgactgtgctacacccgcTTTCTGGATTAG
- a CDS encoding hypothetical protein (NECATOR_CHRIV.G16164.T1), with product MGGGGGGCGCGCEDTSCLPKPPKITCQRLCFSIPSIALPMPCGCGCGGRKKRAVEGDAKCTDPELHKLILAGIRNNVTESRNNILAALKEKHGDSRYLVTCAEGTATFLSSADQYCTAGTPQLICHVARAVDPEPSS from the exons GATACTTCATGTCTTCCAAAACCTCCAAAGATTACCTGTCAACGACTATGCTTCTCTATTCCATCAATCGCG CTGCCGATGCCATGCGGTTGCGGCTGCGGAGGACGTAAGAAGAGAGCAGTTGAAGGTGATGCTAAGTGCACGGATCCAGAACTACATAAGCTCATCTTAGCG GGCATACGCAATAACGTGACCGAATCACGGAACAACATTCTCGCCGCTTTGAAGGAAAAGCACGGCGATTCGCG ATATTTGGTTACGTGCGCCGAAGGCACCGCAACATTTCTATCATCAGCAGACCAGTACTGCACGGCTGGAACACCACAACTGATATGTCATGTGGCACGAGCAGTTGATCCTGAACCCTCATCGTGA